From the genome of Streptomyces sp. NBC_01116, one region includes:
- a CDS encoding SigE family RNA polymerase sigma factor — protein MADGEGAAFEAYARAGQRRLYRTAYLLCGDVEGAQDLTQTTLAKLFQHWRKASRADNLDAYAKTVLVRTFVAERRRTVTDLLAHGRNAPRPQPNPAPGADLRVTLLALLAELPPRARAMVVLRYWDDLSVETVASLLRCSESTVKSQCSRSLVRLRARMGDAQLYSTGS, from the coding sequence ATGGCCGACGGCGAGGGCGCCGCGTTCGAGGCGTACGCGCGGGCCGGGCAGCGCCGGCTGTACCGGACGGCCTACCTGCTGTGCGGAGACGTCGAGGGCGCGCAGGACCTGACGCAGACGACGCTCGCCAAGCTGTTCCAGCACTGGCGGAAGGCGAGCCGGGCGGACAACCTCGACGCCTACGCCAAGACCGTGCTCGTCCGCACCTTCGTGGCCGAACGCCGCCGCACCGTCACCGATCTGCTCGCCCACGGACGCAACGCGCCCCGCCCGCAGCCCAATCCCGCACCGGGCGCCGACCTCCGGGTCACGCTGCTCGCCCTGCTCGCCGAACTCCCGCCCCGCGCACGGGCGATGGTCGTCCTGCGCTACTGGGACGACCTGAGCGTGGAGACCGTGGCCTCCTTGCTGCGGTGCAGCGAGTCGACGGTGAAGAGCCAGTGCTCGCGTTCTCTCGTCCGACTGCGCGCCCGGATGGGCGACGCCCAGCTCTACTCCACCGGAAGCTGA
- a CDS encoding ABC transporter permease, translating to MPTSPSVRKRTAEPAEPAGPVTPVPPAAAGGVRRRPERAALLRRIGLRVLALAVLLGLWQLVTALQLWSPVLVPSPAAVWKALLETSGTHDGVRGYQGHTLIEHLGISLRRIFVGAGAGVVAGLVAGVLMGTLPWVRVVLEPAVAFLRTLPPLAYFSLLIIWFGIDEAPKLWLLAIAAMPPVAVATASAVASAPTALVEAARAIGARRGQVVTSVVLPSALPEILVGVRLAFGIAYSSVVAAETVNGLPGIGGLIRDAQRYNQSDTVVLGLFAIGLSGLLIDAALRLLSDRLAPWRGHT from the coding sequence ATGCCGACCTCCCCGTCCGTGCGGAAACGGACCGCCGAACCCGCGGAGCCCGCCGGACCCGTGACGCCGGTCCCGCCGGCCGCTGCAGGCGGCGTCCGTCGCCGTCCCGAACGTGCCGCCCTGCTGCGCCGTATCGGCCTGCGCGTCCTCGCGCTCGCCGTGCTGCTCGGCCTCTGGCAGCTGGTGACCGCGCTCCAGCTGTGGTCACCGGTGCTGGTGCCCTCGCCCGCCGCCGTGTGGAAGGCCCTGCTGGAGACCTCCGGTACCCACGACGGCGTCCGGGGCTACCAGGGCCACACCCTGATCGAACACCTCGGGATCAGCCTGCGCCGGATCTTCGTCGGGGCCGGGGCGGGCGTGGTCGCGGGCCTCGTGGCCGGTGTCCTCATGGGGACGCTGCCGTGGGTGCGGGTGGTGCTGGAGCCCGCGGTGGCGTTCCTGCGGACCCTGCCCCCGCTCGCCTACTTCAGCCTGCTGATCATCTGGTTCGGCATCGACGAGGCGCCGAAGCTCTGGCTGCTGGCGATCGCGGCGATGCCGCCGGTCGCCGTCGCCACCGCCTCCGCCGTGGCGTCCGCGCCGACGGCCCTGGTCGAGGCGGCCCGCGCGATCGGCGCCCGGCGCGGACAGGTCGTCACCTCCGTCGTGCTGCCCTCGGCGCTGCCCGAGATCCTCGTCGGCGTCCGGCTCGCCTTCGGCATCGCGTACTCCTCCGTCGTCGCCGCCGAGACCGTCAACGGGCTCCCGGGGATCGGCGGCCTGATCCGCGACGCACAGCGCTACAACCAGTCCGACACCGTCGTGCTCGGCCTCTTCGCCATCGGCCTCTCCGGGCTGCTCATCGACGCGGCCCTGCGCCTCCTGTCGGACCGGCTCGCCCCGTGGCGCGGCCACACCTGA
- a CDS encoding ABC transporter substrate-binding protein: MPRSRGPLRIASLAAALGSLLAMTACGQGGSGDGGDGGKTIRIAYQAFPSGDLIVKEKGWLEKALPGYRVKWTKFDSGASINTAFVAGSVDLAAIGSSPVARGLSAPLNIPYEVTWVLDVAGDNEALVARNGSKVSSVKDLEGKKVATPFSSTSHYSLLAALDRAGVDASKVQLLDLEPQDILAAWTRGDIDATYVWLPTLEELKKTGKVIVSSRELAADGKPTLDLGVASTAFLKAHPDVLPAWRTAQARALDLIHDDPDAASASVGKQLGISPAEAGSQLKQGIFLKPAEQADAKWLGTPGKPGGLADNLHSAARFLVDQKQIDAAPDIEALRGAIHAEGLSDAVSP; the protein is encoded by the coding sequence ATGCCCCGATCACGCGGCCCGCTCCGCATCGCCTCCCTCGCCGCGGCCCTGGGCTCCCTGCTGGCGATGACCGCGTGCGGCCAGGGCGGCTCCGGCGACGGGGGCGACGGCGGCAAGACGATACGCATCGCCTACCAGGCGTTCCCCAGCGGCGACCTGATCGTCAAGGAGAAGGGCTGGCTGGAGAAGGCGCTCCCCGGATACCGGGTCAAGTGGACCAAGTTCGACTCCGGGGCCAGCATCAACACCGCCTTCGTCGCCGGGTCCGTGGACCTCGCCGCGATCGGGTCCAGCCCGGTGGCCCGGGGGCTCTCCGCGCCGCTGAACATCCCGTACGAGGTGACCTGGGTGCTCGACGTCGCCGGGGACAACGAGGCGCTGGTCGCCCGCAACGGCTCCAAGGTCTCCTCGGTGAAGGACCTGGAGGGCAAGAAGGTCGCCACCCCGTTCAGCTCCACCTCCCACTACAGCCTGCTCGCCGCGCTCGACCGGGCCGGGGTGGACGCCTCGAAGGTCCAGCTCCTCGACCTCGAACCGCAGGACATCCTGGCCGCCTGGACACGCGGCGACATCGACGCCACGTACGTCTGGCTGCCGACACTGGAGGAGCTGAAGAAGACCGGCAAGGTGATCGTCTCCAGCCGCGAACTCGCCGCCGACGGCAAGCCGACCCTGGACCTCGGCGTCGCCTCCACCGCCTTCCTCAAGGCCCACCCGGACGTCCTGCCCGCCTGGCGCACAGCGCAGGCCCGGGCGCTGGACCTGATCCACGACGACCCCGACGCCGCCTCGGCGTCCGTGGGCAAGCAGCTCGGCATCAGCCCGGCCGAGGCGGGCTCCCAGCTGAAGCAGGGCATCTTCCTCAAGCCCGCCGAGCAGGCCGACGCCAAGTGGCTCGGCACCCCCGGCAAGCCCGGCGGCCTGGCCGACAACCTGCACAGCGCCGCCCGGTTCCTCGTCGACCAGAAGCAGATCGACGCCGCACCGGACATCGAGGCCCTGCGCGGGGCCATCCACGCGGAAGGGCTCAGCGATGCCGTCAGCCCCTGA
- a CDS encoding ABC transporter ATP-binding protein, whose translation MPSAPDTGKTLAPEPSAPEAHEAHEAHEAHEAHEAGSVVSVRDVRHSYGRGADAVTALGPLSLEIPAGEFLVLVGPSGCGKSTLLRLVAGFEHATEGAVEVFGERPDPGGRAGIVFQQPRLFPWRTVGDNIGLALRYAGVPRAERAERTAELLERVGLAGTARRRIWQISGGQQQRVAIARALAGGKRLLLLDEPFAALDALTRERLQEDLRTVSAETGTTSVFVTHSVDEAVFLGTRAIVLTNRPGTVALDLPIDLPRTGADPDELRGLPAYAALRAEIGTAVRNAAR comes from the coding sequence ATGCCGTCAGCCCCTGACACCGGGAAGACCCTGGCCCCGGAGCCCTCGGCTCCGGAGGCCCACGAGGCCCACGAGGCCCACGAGGCCCACGAGGCCCACGAGGCCGGGTCCGTCGTCTCCGTACGGGACGTCCGGCATTCCTACGGCCGGGGCGCGGACGCGGTGACCGCACTCGGTCCCCTCTCCCTGGAGATCCCGGCCGGTGAGTTCCTGGTCCTCGTCGGCCCCTCCGGCTGCGGCAAGAGCACCCTGCTGCGGCTGGTCGCGGGCTTCGAGCACGCCACCGAGGGCGCGGTGGAGGTGTTCGGCGAGCGCCCCGACCCCGGCGGCCGGGCGGGCATCGTCTTCCAGCAGCCGCGACTCTTCCCCTGGCGCACGGTCGGCGACAACATCGGCCTGGCGTTGAGGTACGCGGGTGTGCCCCGGGCCGAACGGGCCGAGCGGACCGCGGAGTTGCTGGAGCGCGTCGGCCTCGCGGGCACCGCCCGCCGCCGCATCTGGCAGATCTCCGGCGGCCAGCAGCAGCGCGTCGCCATCGCCCGCGCCCTGGCGGGCGGCAAACGGCTCCTGCTGCTGGACGAGCCGTTCGCCGCGCTCGACGCCCTCACCCGGGAACGGCTCCAGGAGGACCTGCGCACGGTGAGCGCCGAGACCGGGACCACCTCCGTCTTCGTCACCCACAGCGTGGACGAGGCGGTCTTCCTCGGCACCCGCGCGATCGTCCTCACCAACCGTCCGGGGACCGTCGCCCTGGACCTCCCCATCGACCTGCCCCGCACCGGAGCCGACCCCGACGAACTGCGCGGACTGCCCGCGTACGCCGCGCTGCGCGCCGAGATCGGCACGGCGGTGCGCAACGCGGCCCGCTGA
- a CDS encoding TauD/TfdA dioxygenase family protein — MTITTPPPAPVLREHRVPADGLYEGPRELRRVPEGRPDLPYERFRLVPLGRVIGAEIHGVDLSRPLEAALRAELDRALLEWKVLFFRDQHLTSHQQRAFAGHWGELETNPLLATGDDPEVARLDRSTVPTFENIWHADVTFRERPALGAVLQLREVPPAGGDTLWADMAAAYDNLPQEVKERIEGARAVHDFIPGFSRFFPPERLAAHQERFPPVEHPVVRRHPVTGRRTIFVNASFTTRIVGFGREESDRLLRLLFQQAHAPEYQVRFSWRAGDVAFWDNRATQHYAVNDYAPHRRVAERVAIAGDRPH; from the coding sequence ATGACCATCACCACCCCGCCCCCCGCCCCCGTCCTGCGCGAACACCGCGTGCCCGCCGACGGCCTGTACGAGGGCCCGCGCGAGCTGCGCCGGGTCCCGGAGGGCCGGCCCGACCTCCCGTACGAGCGCTTCCGGCTGGTTCCGCTCGGCCGGGTCATCGGCGCGGAGATCCACGGCGTCGACCTGTCCCGCCCGCTGGAGGCGGCCCTGCGCGCCGAGCTGGACCGGGCACTGCTGGAGTGGAAGGTGCTGTTCTTCCGCGACCAGCACCTCACCTCGCACCAGCAGCGCGCGTTCGCCGGGCACTGGGGCGAGCTGGAGACCAACCCGCTGCTCGCCACCGGCGACGACCCCGAGGTCGCCCGTCTCGACCGCAGCACCGTCCCCACCTTCGAGAACATCTGGCACGCGGACGTCACCTTCCGCGAGCGCCCCGCCCTCGGCGCGGTCCTCCAGCTCCGCGAGGTCCCGCCGGCGGGCGGCGACACGCTGTGGGCCGACATGGCCGCCGCCTACGACAACCTCCCCCAGGAGGTGAAGGAGCGCATCGAGGGGGCGCGGGCGGTGCACGACTTCATCCCCGGCTTCTCCCGCTTCTTCCCGCCGGAGCGGCTGGCGGCGCACCAGGAGCGGTTCCCGCCGGTCGAGCACCCGGTGGTGCGCCGCCACCCGGTCACCGGCCGCCGCACGATCTTCGTCAACGCCTCGTTCACCACCCGGATCGTGGGCTTCGGGCGGGAGGAGAGCGACCGGCTGCTGCGGCTGCTCTTCCAGCAGGCGCACGCCCCGGAGTACCAGGTGCGGTTCTCCTGGCGCGCCGGCGACGTCGCGTTCTGGGACAACCGGGCCACCCAGCACTACGCGGTCAACGACTACGCCCCGCACCGCCGGGTCGCCGAACGTGTCGCGATCGCGGGAGACCGCCCCCACTGA
- a CDS encoding demethylmenaquinone methyltransferase, producing MTRASLEKQPHEVASMFDGVAANYDLTNDVISLGQARLWRKAVAAAVDARPAQKILDLAAGTATSSQPFVKAGAYVVPCDFSLGMLRVGKERHPWMPFTAGDGMRLPFKDETFDTVTISFGLRNIQDTEVALRELYRVTKPGGRVVICEFSQPTWTPFRTVYTEYLMRAIPPAARAVSSNPDAYVYLAESIRDWPDQPALAALLQKAGWSKVAWRNLTGGVVALHRATRA from the coding sequence GTGACCCGAGCCTCCCTGGAAAAGCAGCCGCACGAAGTCGCCTCGATGTTCGACGGTGTGGCGGCCAACTACGACCTGACCAACGACGTGATCTCGCTCGGCCAGGCCCGGCTGTGGCGCAAGGCGGTCGCGGCGGCGGTCGACGCCCGCCCCGCGCAGAAGATCCTCGACCTCGCGGCCGGTACGGCGACCTCCTCGCAGCCCTTCGTGAAGGCGGGCGCCTACGTCGTGCCGTGCGACTTCTCGCTCGGCATGCTCAGGGTCGGCAAGGAGCGCCACCCCTGGATGCCGTTCACCGCGGGCGACGGGATGAGGCTGCCGTTCAAGGACGAGACGTTCGACACCGTCACGATCTCCTTCGGGCTGCGCAACATCCAGGACACCGAGGTCGCGCTGCGCGAGCTGTACCGGGTGACGAAGCCCGGCGGCCGGGTCGTGATCTGCGAGTTCTCCCAGCCGACCTGGACCCCGTTCCGCACGGTCTACACGGAGTACCTGATGCGGGCGATCCCGCCGGCCGCCCGCGCGGTGTCCTCCAACCCGGACGCGTACGTCTACCTCGCCGAGTCCATCCGCGACTGGCCCGACCAGCCCGCCCTCGCCGCACTGCTCCAGAAGGCCGGCTGGTCGAAGGTCGCCTGGCGCAACCTGACCGGCGGCGTGGTGGCCCTGCACCGGGCCACCCGCGCCTGA
- a CDS encoding GNAT family N-acetyltransferase, translating into MSTAPVTPPASAPAVHLRVPTDEDALTWHRVFDDPQVMEFVGGRSAELSAYEELTARQRRHDAELGYCLWTVTDEEDAVLGFTGAQPWPHTHYGPVGAIEIGWRLGRAAWGRGYATAAARTTLERVRAAGVGEVVAMVHSRNARSMAVAERLGMRRAESYPTPRGQEAVCFRLEL; encoded by the coding sequence ATGTCGACAGCACCTGTCACGCCTCCGGCTTCGGCTCCCGCCGTACACCTCCGTGTTCCGACCGACGAGGACGCCCTGACCTGGCACCGGGTCTTCGACGACCCGCAGGTCATGGAGTTCGTCGGCGGCCGGAGCGCGGAGCTGTCCGCGTACGAGGAGCTGACCGCGCGCCAGCGGCGGCACGACGCGGAGCTGGGCTACTGCCTGTGGACCGTCACGGACGAGGAGGACGCCGTCCTCGGCTTCACCGGGGCGCAGCCGTGGCCGCACACGCATTACGGGCCGGTCGGCGCGATCGAGATCGGCTGGCGGCTGGGGCGTGCGGCGTGGGGCCGGGGCTACGCCACGGCCGCGGCCCGCACCACGCTGGAGCGGGTGCGGGCGGCGGGGGTGGGCGAGGTCGTCGCGATGGTCCACTCGCGCAACGCCCGGTCGATGGCGGTCGCGGAACGGCTCGGGATGCGGCGCGCCGAGTCGTACCCCACTCCGCGCGGGCAGGAGGCCGTCTGCTTCCGCCTGGAGCTGTGA